A single region of the Cyclopterus lumpus isolate fCycLum1 chromosome 16, fCycLum1.pri, whole genome shotgun sequence genome encodes:
- the LOC117745861 gene encoding zinc transporter ZIP1-like: MSAAGGSVLLSPGKETATLQIDPASIPALEVKLGALVVLLSVTVLFGFAPLCMIRGMGRCSEDPDVRRRLVSLISCFAGGVFLATCLLDLLPDYLQGINKAFSIAGVTLQFPLPEFIMAMGFFLVLVLEQIVLAFKDQSSSHVEERRALLVDSSSHQSHRHRGSEESDGSPFHVDRGSQSALRAFILVFSLSVHSVFEGLAVGLLEEQEEVLEICLALIIHKSIISFSLAFKLSQGRLRRSVVAGCLLLFAAMSPLGIGVGIALTETRASPQHRLARCTLEGLAAGTFIYITFMEILPHELSSGRNRIPKMAALLAGFAVVTAVLFVKL; this comes from the exons ATGTCTGCCGCCGGCGGGAgcgtcctcctgtctcctggGAAGGAAACGGCCACACTGCAGATCGACCCGGCCAGCATCCCGGCCCTGGAGGTCAAACTGGGAGCACTGGTGGTCCTGCTGTCCGTCACAGTGCTGTTTGGTTTCGCCCCGCTGTGCATGATTCGGGGAATGGGGCGCTGCAGTGAGGACCCAG ATGTGCGGCGCAGGCTGGTGAGCTTAATCAGCTGTTTTGCTGGCGGAGTTTTCTTGGCTACCTGTCTGCTGGACCTGCTGCCAGACTACCTGCAGGGCATCAACAAGGCCTTTAGCATCGCAGGAGTCACA CTCCAGTTCCCACTGCCAGAGTTCATCATGGCCATGGGCTTCTTCCTGGTCTTGGTCCTGGAACAGATCGTCCTGGCCTTCAAGGACCAGTCCTCCTCTCACGTGGAGGAGCGTCGGGCTCTGCTGGTGGACTCCAGCAGTCACCAGTCCCACCGCCACCGTGGGTCCGAGGAGTCCGACGGCAGCCCCTTCCATGTGGACCGGGGCTCCCAGTCCGCCCTGCGCGCCTTCATACTggtcttctctctgtctgtacaCTCGGTATTTGAGGGTTTGGCAGTCGGActgctggaggagcaggaggaggtgctggagaTCTGCCTGGCGCTGATTATCCACAAAAGCATCATCTCCTTCAGCCTGGCCTTTAAGCTGAGTCAGGGCCGGCTGCGGCGGTCGGTGGTGGCCGGCTGTCTGCTGCTGTTCGCTGCCATGTCACCGCTGGGCATCGGCGTGGGCATCGCCCTCACGGAGACCAGGGCGTCCCCGCAGCACCGGCTGGCCCGCTGCACGCTGGAGGGTCTGGCGGCAGGAACCTTCATCTACATCACCTTCATGGAGATCCTGCCGCACGAGCTCAGCTCCGGCAGGAACCGCATCCCCAAGATGGCCGCGCTGCTGGCGGGCTTCGCCGTGGTCACCGCCGTGCTCTTTGTCAAACTGTAA